One genomic segment of Alkalimarinus alittae includes these proteins:
- a CDS encoding PEP-CTERM sorting domain-containing protein, whose translation MKNTIKSIIVASSLLAASANASLITNGSFESDQGLNNGQWGVFSTIDGWYTSDGSGIEIQKNVVTSAQDGSQYVELDSHHGSSNSSMSQDLFGLTIGQTYQLDFWYKARTASTNDNGINVSWGESPDLSPFTYAFNVDGTAPMPWTLVTGFLTATAAEMTLTFSATGNENTLGGFIDNVSLKAASVPEPASLALFGLGLLGLASRRSRKQA comes from the coding sequence ATGAAAAACACAATAAAAAGTATCATTGTTGCGAGCAGTCTTTTAGCAGCTTCGGCTAACGCTAGCCTTATCACAAATGGTAGCTTTGAGTCAGATCAAGGCTTAAATAACGGTCAATGGGGCGTATTTAGCACAATTGATGGTTGGTATACATCAGACGGTTCAGGCATTGAAATTCAAAAAAATGTCGTCACGTCTGCTCAAGATGGAAGTCAGTACGTTGAGCTAGATAGCCATCATGGCAGCAGTAACAGCTCAATGTCTCAGGACTTATTTGGGTTAACTATCGGCCAAACGTATCAGTTAGACTTCTGGTATAAAGCACGTACCGCATCAACTAACGATAACGGCATCAACGTTAGCTGGGGAGAGTCTCCAGACCTATCTCCTTTCACTTATGCCTTTAATGTTGATGGCACTGCGCCAATGCCTTGGACATTGGTTACAGGGTTCCTCACCGCAACCGCTGCAGAAATGACACTTACCTTCTCTGCAACAGGTAACGAGAATACGTTAGGCGGGTTCATCGATAATGTAAGTTTGAAAGCTGCGTCAGTGCCTGAGCCTGCATCTTTAGCGCTGTTTGGTCTAGGTTTACTAGGTCTTGCTAGCCGCCGTAGTCGCAAGCAAGCATGA
- a CDS encoding DUF3313 domain-containing protein has product MLNLLKLPLAVGVMSTMTACGMFQPKAPDVDRPYSGFMSDYQPLNSVEVEEREFIASKAWIAPGANLRSYKTMIVDPIKLDATIQQNLQVTRDTMDAIRAYMTEALTHKLEEYYQVSEQASGRTLRAKVAITGLETRDEPLRFYEYWPTAMAFTGMTKLIGIRDEDILLFVEAEFVDADSRAVVAKTMVGMVGHERLENEWEAVSLNKLTTSIDQWIEQQVVSLKQVSDKNYIVSHSPVDEELITAE; this is encoded by the coding sequence ATGCTTAATCTTCTTAAGTTACCGTTGGCTGTAGGGGTAATGTCGACCATGACGGCGTGCGGAATGTTTCAGCCAAAAGCCCCTGATGTCGATCGCCCTTATTCAGGTTTTATGAGTGACTACCAGCCTTTGAATAGTGTTGAGGTTGAAGAGCGAGAGTTTATCGCGTCTAAAGCTTGGATTGCGCCAGGTGCAAATCTTAGATCATATAAAACTATGATCGTTGACCCCATAAAGCTGGATGCGACAATTCAGCAAAATCTTCAGGTCACTCGCGACACTATGGATGCCATTAGGGCCTATATGACTGAAGCGCTGACACATAAGTTAGAAGAATATTATCAAGTGTCGGAGCAGGCGAGCGGTCGAACGTTAAGAGCCAAAGTAGCGATCACGGGGTTAGAAACACGAGATGAACCGCTGCGTTTTTATGAATATTGGCCAACAGCAATGGCGTTTACTGGAATGACCAAGTTAATCGGTATAAGAGATGAAGATATATTGTTATTTGTTGAGGCTGAATTTGTTGATGCAGATAGCAGAGCTGTTGTTGCTAAAACAATGGTGGGAATGGTTGGCCATGAACGGCTTGAAAACGAATGGGAGGCGGTGTCGCTAAATAAACTTACAACATCTATTGATCAATGGATTGAGCAACAAGTGGTATCGCTTAAGCAGGTTTCCGACAAAAACTATATAGTGAGCCATTCACCTGTTGACGAAGAGCTTATTACGGCTGAATAA
- a CDS encoding DEAD/DEAH box helicase, with the protein MNFLSLGLNKKLVAAVSSLGYSEPTPIQVEAIPAILNHQDIMARAQTGTGKTAAFALPILHQLGENNAELNTQVISYRPIRALVLTPTRELAQQVHSSFENYGQNTSLQACIAYGGVSLNPQIKALKQGADILVATPGRLLDLMFKGMIKLDQLQVLVFDEADRMLDMGFSDEINRILKHVPSNRQTLLFSATFDQAIFDLSKTLLQSPTLIEVDSRNTAAQQVEQVVYAVDADRKRELVSHLIGSKNWHQVLIFTRTKQGADELVREMCKDGIKTQSIHGDKSQGARERALEEFKQGKTRALVATDVAARGLDIEQLKFVINYELPYIPEDYIHRVGRTGRAGSSGLAISLLSPDENWLLEEIEAILDARLPQQWLPGYEPDLTKEVTVSRKNTRTAQKRRAKDRAFGKKTSNRRR; encoded by the coding sequence TGTCTTTAGGTTTAAATAAAAAATTGGTCGCGGCCGTATCATCACTTGGCTACAGCGAGCCGACTCCTATTCAGGTCGAAGCGATTCCCGCTATTTTAAACCACCAAGATATCATGGCGAGGGCCCAGACGGGGACTGGCAAAACAGCCGCATTTGCCTTACCTATTCTTCATCAGTTAGGCGAGAATAACGCTGAACTCAATACTCAAGTTATCTCTTATCGTCCTATCCGTGCATTGGTTTTGACACCGACGCGAGAGCTCGCGCAGCAGGTTCATAGCAGTTTTGAAAACTATGGTCAGAACACATCATTGCAAGCTTGCATTGCTTATGGAGGAGTGAGTTTAAACCCGCAAATTAAGGCGCTTAAACAGGGCGCTGATATACTGGTGGCGACGCCTGGCCGATTACTTGACCTGATGTTTAAGGGGATGATTAAACTAGACCAGTTGCAGGTATTGGTGTTCGATGAAGCTGACCGTATGTTAGATATGGGGTTTAGTGATGAAATTAACCGTATCCTGAAGCATGTGCCGTCTAATCGACAAACATTGCTCTTTTCGGCCACGTTTGACCAAGCCATTTTTGATCTTAGTAAAACGCTTTTACAGTCGCCTACGTTAATTGAAGTCGATAGTCGTAATACGGCTGCGCAACAGGTCGAGCAAGTTGTTTATGCCGTTGATGCAGACCGAAAGCGCGAGCTGGTATCACACCTGATTGGTTCAAAAAATTGGCATCAGGTACTGATATTTACTCGGACAAAGCAAGGTGCAGACGAGCTAGTTCGAGAAATGTGCAAAGATGGCATTAAGACGCAATCAATCCATGGTGACAAATCCCAAGGTGCGCGTGAGCGAGCGCTAGAAGAATTTAAGCAAGGGAAAACCCGAGCACTGGTGGCAACAGATGTAGCCGCAAGAGGACTGGATATTGAGCAGCTAAAGTTTGTGATTAATTATGAGTTGCCGTATATACCTGAAGACTATATTCACCGGGTAGGGCGTACCGGTAGGGCGGGGTCGTCAGGTTTGGCAATCTCATTGTTAAGCCCAGATGAAAACTGGCTGCTAGAAGAAATTGAAGCCATTTTAGATGCACGTTTGCCGCAGCAATGGTTACCAGGCTACGAGCCAGATTTAACTAAGGAAGTGACGGTCTCGCGCAAAAACACTCGCACAGCTCAAAAGCGTCGCGCCAAAGACAGAGCATTTGGGAAAAAGACATCTAATCGACGACGTTAA